The following proteins come from a genomic window of Leptospira bandrabouensis:
- a CDS encoding multicopper oxidase domain-containing protein encodes MDRKSFLTTIGFGVMGFVGSLFGSMRGNIRNSEEICGPSDPGNSSSAANFGIVTTPTVSDNYQNSIGAGGSLRATNTYGSMAHPPFFIKEEYTERFYYPPNYSNTKNKVKDFNLNLFPLSMNIAHNVNYPAWTFDGLVPGPVLRANLGDTLRIHVKNSSPDPHSLHFHGTHDPLEDGWEPIPAFGERTYQIEAGPVGLHPYHCHVPPLMLHTAKGLYGALLVDPPVKRKPAHEFVLTFSGWDTKGKGRNDYYTWNGIAGIYDRYPMKVPVGERVRFYIQNMMEREPIITFHLHAQTFDIIRSLGSTIPDGHSDVVSLGQTERVVIEFVLKKKGRYMFHPHQTHMAENGGMGWIVAV; translated from the coding sequence ATGGATCGGAAGAGTTTTTTAACAACGATAGGATTTGGAGTGATGGGTTTTGTGGGATCATTGTTTGGTTCCATGAGAGGTAACATTCGAAATTCTGAGGAAATCTGTGGACCTTCTGATCCTGGTAATTCATCCTCTGCAGCAAACTTTGGAATTGTGACCACACCTACCGTTAGCGATAACTATCAAAACTCGATAGGAGCTGGCGGTAGTTTGCGTGCCACAAATACCTATGGAAGTATGGCGCACCCACCTTTTTTTATTAAAGAAGAGTATACGGAGCGATTTTACTATCCACCTAACTATTCCAATACGAAAAATAAGGTGAAAGATTTTAATTTAAATCTTTTTCCTTTGAGTATGAATATAGCACATAATGTCAATTATCCAGCTTGGACCTTTGATGGACTAGTTCCAGGTCCAGTCCTTAGAGCAAATTTAGGTGATACACTTCGGATCCATGTAAAAAATTCAAGTCCTGATCCTCATTCGTTACATTTTCATGGGACACATGATCCCTTAGAAGACGGTTGGGAGCCGATCCCTGCATTTGGTGAAAGGACATATCAAATAGAAGCAGGTCCTGTTGGTCTTCATCCATATCATTGCCATGTTCCCCCACTGATGCTGCATACCGCCAAAGGTTTGTATGGTGCTTTGCTTGTTGATCCACCTGTCAAACGTAAACCCGCACACGAATTTGTATTAACATTCTCTGGTTGGGATACCAAAGGAAAAGGTAGAAACGATTATTATACATGGAATGGAATTGCGGGAATTTATGATAGATATCCTATGAAAGTTCCTGTAGGTGAACGAGTACGTTTTTACATTCAAAATATGATGGAAAGAGAGCCTATCATCACATTCCATTTACACGCACAAACATTTGATATCATTCGAAGTTTAGGAAGTACGATTCCTGATGGTCATTCTGATGTGGTGTCCTTGGGACAAACAGAACGCGTAGTAATTGAATTTGTTCTTAAGAAAAAAGGTAGATATATGTTTCATCCACACCAAACACATATGGCGGAAAATGGAGGAATGGGTTGGATCGTCGCAGTTTAA
- a CDS encoding SCO family protein: protein MDRRSLKLVFIIFILTFSFFCKSKEDHIKEEWKHLSFVKPDGSLLEPKFWSEKKSVLYFGFSHCPDMCPLALTNFGRTSLILGEKSNRFRFIFVTLDPERDSPTTLKNYIQNFPGKNLTALSPNAESLTKLTDLFGIVREKVGDGKNYRIDHSNFIYVLDEDLNTLANFPGGVSANALATKLRELVEHEN from the coding sequence TTGGATCGTCGCAGTTTAAAATTAGTATTTATTATATTTATTCTCACCTTTAGTTTTTTCTGTAAATCGAAAGAAGATCATATCAAAGAAGAATGGAAACACTTATCTTTTGTTAAACCTGATGGGAGTTTATTGGAACCAAAGTTTTGGTCAGAAAAAAAATCAGTTCTATATTTTGGGTTTTCTCATTGCCCAGATATGTGTCCTTTGGCTTTAACAAACTTCGGAAGGACCTCGCTGATATTAGGTGAAAAATCCAATCGTTTTCGTTTTATTTTTGTTACTCTTGATCCAGAAAGGGATTCTCCAACAACTCTCAAAAATTACATTCAAAATTTTCCTGGAAAAAATTTGACGGCACTTTCACCCAATGCGGAATCATTAACTAAACTTACCGATTTATTTGGGATTGTTCGTGAAAAAGTTGGTGATGGAAAAAATTACCGAATTGATCATTCCAATTTTATTTATGTGTTAGATGAAGATTTGAATACTCTTGCCAATTTTCCGGGTGGAGTCTCAGCCAATGCTCTTGCTACCAAACTTAGAGAGCTTGTTGAACACGAGAATTAA
- a CDS encoding sensor histidine kinase, whose translation MEQYWSRFLEKPTLSICLLSLVITVSLTSYVYSVLKPADGSLAEYYLAENTEYFVGDIPTDDDGKIDFQKMHKVYWESIFGWINDSELQRITDSEFIWLRSKAFPNHQEKKELYLLLEHGGLNIEIFNEYGDSIFKFGNFSIQERLPNIFQSKFDWVKVPNDDSKYYYLRLYHKKGILFLISIVENLVGKQTALYREIALKNLTPIFFHSFFLMIGIICAIVYSIEFKKQYNILLDFAAFSLCFGLLGLTSNVLIRYLFTNSETLFILTTISSNFVFIPMLSGVRRLFGSGSFRILDILIYIDVFICTLTTILVFSLPFFDLSHTLLISSRTFFILFNLLNILGPIFITFESWKKGNQEAFGHFIGFSVTLFLVILELFLAIKSNDNSTNKVVLWGVLFGVISQGFALERTIFANRQKAQVYKEDLLKAEKSLKESQLKTLQTKMSPHYLFNSLNTIHALHKIKPELIGDAILSLANNYRFISDRTDRDWIPFEEEWNFLEDYLHLQKLRFYDTVQIEFKKSGDFSSVVLPPLLLQPIIENSFKHGFRGSAEEQFQLFIHAKMLRDSVFSFVVYDNGIGIPEDLLADKTKLLARSLGNIKERLRNLYTEFSFEVTKNFPEGARTEIEIIINSRVQQAL comes from the coding sequence ATGGAGCAATATTGGAGCAGATTTTTAGAAAAACCAACTCTATCTATCTGCCTCCTCTCTCTTGTCATCACAGTATCTTTAACATCTTATGTTTATTCCGTATTAAAACCTGCCGATGGCTCCTTGGCAGAGTATTACCTTGCAGAAAATACTGAATATTTTGTTGGAGATATACCAACAGACGATGACGGAAAAATCGATTTTCAAAAAATGCATAAAGTGTATTGGGAATCCATTTTTGGTTGGATCAATGATTCAGAACTCCAACGAATCACTGATTCAGAATTTATTTGGCTACGTTCTAAAGCATTTCCCAACCACCAAGAGAAAAAGGAACTATATTTATTATTAGAACATGGTGGATTGAACATAGAAATCTTTAATGAATATGGAGATTCTATTTTTAAGTTTGGAAATTTTTCAATCCAAGAAAGACTTCCTAATATTTTCCAATCAAAATTTGATTGGGTTAAAGTTCCAAATGATGATTCAAAGTATTATTATTTAAGATTGTACCATAAAAAAGGAATTCTCTTTCTCATATCGATTGTTGAAAATTTGGTTGGAAAACAAACGGCGCTCTACAGAGAAATCGCATTAAAAAATTTAACACCTATTTTCTTTCATTCCTTCTTTTTGATGATTGGAATCATCTGTGCCATAGTATATTCTATTGAATTCAAAAAACAATATAACATACTACTTGATTTTGCAGCCTTTTCCTTGTGTTTCGGGTTACTTGGACTTACATCAAACGTACTAATTCGATATCTTTTTACCAATTCAGAAACCTTATTCATCCTTACGACTATTTCTTCCAATTTTGTTTTTATTCCAATGTTATCGGGAGTACGACGCCTCTTTGGAAGTGGCAGTTTTCGCATTCTAGATATACTAATTTATATAGATGTATTCATTTGTACATTGACCACTATTTTAGTTTTTTCCCTTCCGTTTTTTGATTTATCACATACATTACTGATTAGTAGCAGGACATTTTTTATCTTATTCAATCTTTTGAATATTCTAGGACCAATTTTCATTACCTTTGAATCTTGGAAAAAAGGGAACCAGGAAGCCTTTGGACATTTTATAGGTTTTAGTGTTACACTTTTCCTTGTTATCTTAGAACTATTTTTAGCCATCAAATCCAATGACAACTCTACAAACAAAGTTGTTCTTTGGGGTGTTCTTTTTGGTGTGATCTCTCAAGGATTTGCCTTAGAACGTACGATTTTTGCTAATAGACAAAAAGCGCAAGTTTACAAAGAAGATTTGTTAAAAGCAGAAAAATCACTCAAGGAAAGCCAACTCAAAACTCTACAAACAAAAATGAGTCCTCATTATTTATTCAATTCTTTGAATACAATCCATGCTCTACATAAAATAAAACCAGAGTTAATTGGTGATGCAATTTTAAGCCTTGCTAATAATTATCGATTTATTTCCGACAGAACCGATAGAGACTGGATTCCTTTTGAAGAAGAATGGAATTTTTTAGAAGACTACTTACATCTTCAAAAATTAAGATTCTATGATACAGTACAAATTGAATTTAAAAAATCGGGTGATTTTTCTTCGGTAGTTCTTCCTCCCCTATTACTCCAACCTATCATTGAAAATTCTTTTAAACATGGATTCAGAGGGTCGGCGGAGGAACAGTTCCAACTTTTTATACATGCAAAAATGCTAAGAGATTCTGTTTTTAGTTTTGTAGTTTATGACAATGGAATTGGAATTCCTGAAGATTTACTTGCTGATAAAACAAAACTCTTGGCTAGGTCTCTCGGAAATATTAAGGAACGTTTAAGAAATCTTTATACAGAATTTAGTTTTGAAGTTACAAAAAATTTCCCAGAAGGTGCAAGAACTGAAATTGAAATTATCATTAATTCTCGTGTTCAACAAGCTCTCTAA
- a CDS encoding ExbD/TolR family protein has product MAGASGSQDEEIGSINITPMVDVILVLLVIFMVTANFLKKESLNINLPKVQAADPNVAESVQVALTKTGAILLEGKDTDISGLVRNLEREAKIRPNMRLTLSADESLPYGKITELMGIIRKAGVTKIALSVKK; this is encoded by the coding sequence ATGGCTGGAGCATCAGGTTCTCAAGACGAAGAAATTGGAAGTATCAACATCACACCCATGGTGGATGTGATTTTAGTACTTCTTGTTATTTTTATGGTAACAGCAAACTTTTTAAAAAAAGAAAGTTTGAACATCAATTTGCCTAAAGTGCAAGCGGCGGACCCGAACGTGGCGGAATCGGTCCAAGTAGCACTAACAAAAACAGGCGCAATACTTTTGGAAGGAAAAGACACTGACATCTCAGGTTTGGTTCGCAATCTGGAAAGAGAAGCAAAAATTAGACCTAACATGCGTTTAACTCTTTCTGCAGATGAAAGCTTGCCTTATGGAAAAATTACGGAGCTGATGGGAATCATCCGAAAAGCGGGTGTCACGAAAATTGCCCTCAGTGTAAAAAAATGA
- a CDS encoding right-handed parallel beta-helix repeat-containing protein produces MKQTKKYLLGIFIAVFITFGMNHCSSEDPANSAFVHVTMMDNAFHPPVIRTFKGGKIRFVNEGNNPHNAISITKDWSTEKTFGNLAMFRGAHTDVFFPEEGVFPYFCSFHASPDGKIGMTGVAVIGDATYNPQTNIAKSKISKKWTGVTRKVPSQYKTIQNAVDAASPGDLVLVAKGIYKEEVTVTTPSIVIRGEDRNETIIDGEFLRGNGIMVVGADGVAVENLTTRNATLNGVYWTGVKGYRGSYLTAYNNGDYGIYAFDSEDGLMEHSYASGSPDSGFYIGQCNPCNAIINGVISENNALGYSGTNSSGNLYLLSSIWRKNQLGIGPNTLDRELLPPQKQIVVKKNIVYDNNNTNAPSKKLEYPSIGNGIALLGALENLVEDNLVFNHNNYGILVTMNIDENIWISNNNVIRNNQVYHSGRGDIALSGPVNVGNCFEGNSYGVSSPPFLESLQSCSGLRYPHTGDMSSSIGLLALFVQANLREFVLGSYKNQPIPGAQMNMPKESLANVIPAHDVFETNKGLIETAELPKLSKAEFEVATNKMYTSGWRVHFPGTLKTWYFHLMGYLLPFAIFAAWTGLSILDRFSAKGAKVDSYFWLILLVPFIGSLIYLYSKESKVSRVVRNTVVFGGILLFFTILAYAGYAMTAVTEPSV; encoded by the coding sequence ATGAAACAGACCAAAAAATATTTATTGGGAATCTTCATTGCAGTATTCATAACGTTCGGTATGAATCATTGTAGTTCGGAAGATCCTGCTAATTCGGCCTTCGTCCATGTTACGATGATGGACAACGCCTTCCACCCGCCAGTCATTCGGACATTCAAAGGCGGTAAAATTCGATTTGTGAACGAAGGAAACAACCCTCACAATGCGATCTCCATTACCAAAGATTGGTCTACGGAAAAGACCTTTGGGAATTTGGCGATGTTTCGTGGTGCACATACCGATGTATTTTTTCCAGAAGAAGGTGTGTTCCCTTATTTCTGCTCTTTCCATGCCTCTCCTGATGGCAAAATTGGAATGACTGGCGTTGCTGTCATTGGTGATGCCACTTACAACCCACAGACTAATATTGCAAAGTCGAAGATATCTAAAAAATGGACAGGTGTAACTCGCAAAGTTCCTTCCCAATACAAAACCATTCAGAATGCTGTGGATGCTGCTTCCCCAGGTGACTTGGTTCTTGTTGCAAAAGGTATCTATAAAGAAGAAGTAACTGTCACCACTCCTTCCATTGTGATTCGCGGTGAAGATCGCAATGAAACCATCATTGATGGAGAGTTCTTACGCGGAAACGGAATTATGGTTGTTGGTGCCGACGGTGTTGCTGTTGAAAACCTAACCACTCGTAATGCGACACTCAATGGTGTGTATTGGACTGGTGTAAAAGGATATCGCGGTTCTTATCTAACTGCTTACAACAACGGTGATTATGGAATTTATGCTTTTGATTCAGAAGATGGACTTATGGAACATTCCTATGCATCCGGATCTCCTGATTCAGGATTTTATATTGGACAATGTAATCCATGTAATGCGATTATTAATGGTGTAATTTCAGAAAACAATGCGCTTGGATATTCTGGAACCAATTCGAGTGGAAACTTATATCTTTTGTCTTCCATTTGGAGAAAAAACCAATTAGGAATTGGTCCTAACACTTTGGATCGTGAATTACTTCCCCCTCAAAAACAAATTGTGGTGAAGAAAAACATTGTTTATGACAATAACAATACTAATGCTCCTTCCAAAAAGTTGGAATATCCGTCCATTGGAAATGGAATCGCACTCCTTGGTGCACTAGAAAACTTAGTGGAAGACAATTTGGTTTTTAACCATAACAACTATGGAATTTTAGTAACCATGAATATTGACGAAAATATTTGGATCTCCAATAACAACGTCATTCGTAACAATCAAGTGTATCATTCGGGTCGTGGAGACATTGCTCTAAGTGGTCCAGTTAATGTTGGAAACTGTTTTGAAGGAAACTCCTACGGAGTATCAAGTCCGCCATTTTTGGAATCCTTACAATCATGTTCAGGACTTCGATACCCACATACAGGAGATATGTCTTCTAGTATTGGTTTACTCGCTTTGTTCGTGCAAGCAAACCTTCGTGAATTTGTCTTAGGTTCCTATAAAAACCAACCAATCCCTGGAGCACAAATGAACATGCCTAAAGAAAGTTTGGCGAATGTCATTCCCGCGCATGATGTATTTGAAACAAACAAAGGTTTAATTGAAACTGCGGAGTTACCAAAACTCAGCAAAGCGGAATTTGAAGTTGCCACAAATAAGATGTACACTTCTGGTTGGAGAGTTCATTTTCCAGGTACTTTAAAAACTTGGTATTTCCATTTGATGGGTTATCTACTTCCATTCGCCATTTTTGCTGCTTGGACAGGGCTTTCTATTTTAGATCGATTCTCTGCAAAAGGTGCAAAAGTAGATTCTTACTTTTGGTTAATTTTACTCGTACCATTTATTGGTTCTTTGATTTATTTATATTCTAAAGAATCTAAAGTTTCACGAGTCGTTCGAAATACCGTTGTCTTTGGTGGTATTTTGCTTTTCTTTACAATTCTGGCTTATGCCGGTTATGCGATGACAGCGGTAACGGAACCGTCTGTATAA
- a CDS encoding MotA/TolQ/ExbB proton channel family protein — MQEYVEIGEELIFIAMAFASVVALAVFAERLIYYRKSLGKKNEDYLTEVRTSLQEEPEIHWKTDAGEESIYTRFLQFALKQLKLGRKGLDESLDGQILSEKLELEKRLPILNTLGNNAPFIGLLGTVLGVIKAFYGLGTLGSSGAEVVMRSISTALLATAAGLAVAIPVVMANNYFSRKSKVILQNLEILKKELLSYQMNKTKV; from the coding sequence ATGCAAGAGTATGTAGAAATTGGCGAAGAATTAATCTTTATAGCAATGGCATTTGCAAGTGTGGTAGCTTTGGCTGTATTTGCTGAAAGATTAATTTATTACAGAAAAAGTTTAGGTAAAAAAAACGAGGACTATTTAACGGAAGTTAGAACTTCATTACAGGAAGAACCAGAAATTCATTGGAAAACTGATGCCGGTGAAGAATCTATATATACTAGATTTTTACAATTTGCTCTCAAACAATTAAAATTGGGACGTAAGGGGTTGGATGAAAGTTTGGATGGTCAAATTCTTTCAGAAAAATTAGAATTGGAAAAACGTTTACCAATCTTAAATACTTTGGGAAACAATGCTCCCTTTATTGGATTACTTGGAACCGTTCTTGGTGTCATCAAAGCGTTTTATGGTTTGGGTACTTTGGGAAGTTCCGGTGCAGAAGTTGTCATGCGTTCGATTTCAACGGCCCTACTTGCGACGGCAGCTGGTCTTGCAGTGGCGATTCCTGTGGTTATGGCAAACAATTATTTTTCTAGAAAATCTAAAGTCATTCTACAGAATTTGGAAATACTGAAAAAAGAACTACTCTCTTATCAAATGAATAAGACAAAGGTATAA
- a CDS encoding ABC transporter permease gives MLAIEIQNLNKSYKFGNSKFPVLSGINLEISQGEFVAIMGPSGSGKSTLLQVMGLLDHVDSGTYRLFGRTVSGESSDVLSDVRGSMIGFVFQQFHLLAKSNASQNVSLPSLYTNVDQTEKRAEEQLRKVGLESRMFHTPNELSGGQQQRVAIARALLVDPPIIFADEPTGNLDSKSKIEIMLELQRLHKEGKTIVMVTHEPEMAEYCDRIIHVSDGKIVSDEGKKKKKDIDSFPKTSLKRKTGWPLFQGIFFQSLFSLSSNRLRTFLSALGILFGVVCVISVMALGEGAKKSVEEQFSSLGANLVIVRTGGMRSGGVSLEAGTVNRLDVFDVGAVSKKFPEVKQISAVVNGRGQLVFGNRNWNSYITGASPNYESLRNLEPVEGRFFTEEENQKRALVCLVGNTVVRELYEGKNPVGTYLKVNRILFRVVGLLPEKGSAGFRDQDDVILIPINTAMRRLLNKDAVDSLEMELEKTESSEEFTTSLRRFLHERHGTNESMGNIYQVMNMADIQSAVSETNQTMTTLLIALATVSLVVGGIGIMNIMLVSVKERTKEIGLRKALGARESDIRIQFLIESTLTSLTGGIVGLVFGILSVLFLQEYFGWSIVLSFPSIGFAFLFSISIGILFGWWPSEYAAKLSPIVALRSE, from the coding sequence TTGTTAGCAATTGAAATTCAAAATTTAAACAAATCATATAAATTCGGGAATTCAAAGTTTCCTGTACTTTCTGGAATTAATTTAGAAATTTCCCAAGGTGAATTTGTGGCAATTATGGGTCCTTCTGGATCCGGTAAATCCACACTCTTACAAGTGATGGGATTACTCGACCATGTGGATTCTGGCACCTATCGTTTGTTTGGTCGAACGGTCAGCGGTGAATCTTCTGATGTATTGTCAGATGTGCGAGGCAGTATGATTGGATTTGTATTTCAACAATTCCATTTGTTAGCAAAATCGAATGCATCGCAAAACGTAAGTTTACCGTCATTGTATACAAATGTGGATCAAACCGAAAAAAGAGCTGAAGAACAACTTCGAAAAGTGGGTTTGGAAAGTAGGATGTTTCATACCCCCAATGAACTCTCCGGTGGCCAACAACAAAGGGTTGCCATAGCACGTGCACTGCTTGTCGATCCACCCATTATTTTTGCTGATGAACCCACGGGAAATTTAGATTCAAAAAGTAAAATTGAAATCATGTTGGAATTACAAAGGCTTCATAAAGAAGGGAAAACCATTGTGATGGTAACACATGAACCAGAAATGGCTGAGTATTGTGATCGAATCATCCATGTGAGTGATGGGAAGATTGTATCGGATGAAGGAAAAAAGAAAAAAAAAGACATAGATTCCTTTCCCAAAACAAGTTTAAAACGGAAAACGGGTTGGCCTCTATTCCAAGGAATTTTTTTTCAATCCTTGTTTTCTTTATCATCAAATCGATTGCGAACTTTTTTATCGGCTCTTGGAATTCTCTTTGGTGTGGTTTGTGTGATCTCAGTGATGGCACTAGGCGAGGGAGCAAAAAAATCAGTAGAGGAACAATTTTCTTCGTTAGGCGCTAATTTAGTCATTGTAAGAACTGGTGGAATGCGTAGCGGGGGAGTTTCGCTGGAAGCAGGTACTGTCAATCGCCTGGATGTTTTTGATGTAGGAGCTGTATCCAAAAAATTTCCAGAAGTGAAACAAATCTCCGCTGTTGTAAATGGAAGAGGACAACTTGTTTTTGGAAATAGAAACTGGAATAGTTATATCACTGGTGCCAGTCCTAATTACGAATCACTCCGAAATTTGGAACCTGTAGAAGGTAGATTTTTTACAGAAGAGGAAAATCAAAAAAGAGCTCTCGTTTGTCTTGTGGGAAACACGGTTGTGAGAGAATTGTATGAAGGAAAAAATCCTGTTGGAACTTATTTAAAAGTAAATCGAATTCTATTTCGTGTGGTTGGTCTCCTTCCAGAAAAAGGAAGTGCGGGTTTTCGTGACCAAGACGACGTGATTCTGATTCCTATAAATACCGCGATGCGAAGGTTGTTAAACAAAGATGCTGTCGACAGTTTAGAAATGGAATTAGAAAAAACGGAATCTTCCGAAGAATTTACTACTTCCCTAAGACGTTTTTTACACGAGAGACATGGAACCAATGAATCGATGGGTAATATTTACCAAGTTATGAATATGGCTGACATCCAATCCGCAGTGTCTGAAACAAATCAAACAATGACAACATTACTCATCGCGTTAGCAACTGTTTCTCTTGTTGTCGGTGGGATTGGAATTATGAACATTATGTTAGTCTCTGTGAAAGAAAGAACTAAAGAAATTGGTTTACGGAAAGCACTCGGAGCTAGAGAATCTGATATCCGGATTCAATTTTTAATTGAATCCACTTTAACCAGTTTGACGGGAGGAATTGTTGGACTTGTTTTTGGAATTTTATCCGTCTTGTTTTTGCAAGAATACTTTGGTTGGAGTATTGTTTTATCCTTTCCTTCTATTGGATTTGCTTTTCTATTTTCCATATCGATTGGAATTCTTTTTGGTTGGTGGCCTTCCGAATACGCTGCAAAATTGAGTCCCATAGTCGCATTAAGATCAGAATGA
- a CDS encoding TetR/AcrR family transcriptional regulator — MNIKLNPRKIPQQKRSKERYQKIIDTTIELLGEVGYDDLTTDLIAEKSGIPVGSIYQFFPNKESIIYSHAESCYIILHDFFFKLLDEELKKRKKFTPDFIDFTLHSFERALNEVKGYRLINSILYTNQALLKLDIESNERFAKSLAEKVILYLFPKVDKKRAYYSSLMIVETVDSVVKIAQRKGKPAEKKAVLSELQNLLFVYFSSFL, encoded by the coding sequence ATGAATATAAAATTAAATCCAAGGAAAATTCCCCAACAAAAACGTTCCAAGGAAAGGTATCAAAAAATCATAGATACAACCATAGAATTGTTAGGTGAAGTTGGGTATGACGATTTAACCACGGATTTGATTGCGGAGAAAAGTGGAATCCCGGTCGGATCTATTTATCAATTTTTTCCAAACAAAGAATCCATTATATATTCCCATGCGGAATCTTGTTATATCATTCTCCATGATTTTTTTTTCAAACTTCTGGATGAGGAACTCAAAAAAAGAAAAAAATTTACGCCAGATTTTATTGATTTTACCTTACATTCCTTTGAACGGGCGTTAAATGAAGTAAAAGGATATCGTTTGATCAACTCGATTCTTTATACAAACCAAGCTCTTTTGAAGTTAGATATTGAAAGTAATGAACGTTTTGCAAAGTCGTTAGCGGAGAAAGTAATACTTTATTTGTTTCCCAAAGTAGATAAAAAAAGAGCTTATTATAGTTCGTTAATGATCGTGGAAACCGTAGACTCTGTAGTCAAAATTGCCCAAAGAAAGGGAAAACCGGCTGAAAAAAAGGCAGTCCTTTCGGAACTACAAAATCTCTTATTTGTATATTTTTCCTCCTTCCTTTGA
- a CDS encoding PLDc N-terminal domain-containing protein, with protein sequence METTFANPGFWTYFIGSYAYYLPFVLTMVWAPLALFGLSKQKDMDTTKQIIWSLVILVIPVLGPAIYLLFVDKEYEKKFKQIAVGGGFGVFVLVWVLSLISHI encoded by the coding sequence ATGGAAACAACTTTTGCAAACCCAGGTTTTTGGACTTATTTTATCGGCTCTTACGCGTATTACCTTCCTTTCGTTTTAACGATGGTATGGGCTCCTTTGGCTTTGTTTGGACTTTCCAAACAAAAAGATATGGATACAACAAAACAAATCATTTGGTCGCTTGTGATCTTGGTAATTCCAGTCCTTGGGCCAGCAATCTATCTTTTGTTTGTTGATAAGGAATACGAAAAAAAATTCAAACAAATCGCTGTTGGTGGAGGGTTTGGAGTTTTTGTTCTTGTGTGGGTACTTAGTTTAATTTCTCACATTTAA